The following are from one region of the Aquirufa lenticrescens genome:
- a CDS encoding FeoB-associated Cys-rich membrane protein has translation MENGIIFLVFAAALVYLVRLVYNQFWGKNAGNCAKGCGTCAASSTIDKMNSERS, from the coding sequence ATGGAAAACGGGATCATCTTTTTGGTATTTGCTGCGGCGCTCGTTTATTTAGTTCGCCTAGTATACAATCAGTTTTGGGGTAAGAATGCAGGAAACTGTGCCAAAGGCTGTGGAACTTGCGCGGCTTCTTCCACCATCGATAAAATGAACAGTGAAAGAAGCTAA